In Sulfitobacter sp. LCG007, the sequence CGTGGAAGCGACCAAGCCGGGCAAGGACCATTCAGGCATAGCCTCTTCTGCAGGCAAGCCGGAACCGGTGGCGGCCACCGCCGCTGCCACCGGCGTGGCGGCCTCCGGCGGAATGCCGGAAATGAGTCTGCCCGACATGGAACGGGACAGGTCCGCCTTTCCCGCGGGCAGAATGGCGGATGCCGGCTCGGCTGATCGAGGTAGCCTGCCGAAAGCCGAAGCCGCGGTACTCGGCGCCGCGGCGGTGGAAGGTCGCCCAGGCAGATCCGAGCGCAGCCGCGAAAAATTCGAGCGAGATCCTTCTAGGCTCGTGCCGGCGACCGCCCGGAACGAGACAGTGCCGCCGCAGGTTGCAAGGCCTTCGGGGGCTGCGTTGAAGGGCAGCGAGATTTCCGAACTTGTCGTCACCGATCGTGGCGGCTTTGAACTTCATCCGGTTCACGGAAGCGATGCGGAGCCTGCCGTGATGTGGGAGTCCCGCGCAGCCGGGCCGGTCCCTGGCACGCACCCGATCCCCAGAGCGGAACTGCCGGTCATGGTAGGTCGACAGCTCGCGGAGGCGATCCAGAGGCATCCGGATCGTCCGGTCGAACTGACGCTGAACCCGCAAGAGCTTGGCCGGGTCAGGCTGAGCATTTCCACCGTCGACGGCGGGATCACGGTGAATGTCCTTGCCGAGCGGCAGGAGACACTGGACCTCATGCGTCGAAACATCGGTCAGCTCGCGCTGGAATTCGCCGAGATCGGATATGCTGATATCGCCTTTGCGTTTGCGCAGGGCGGCTCGGAAGGCGGGCAGAAGCAGGAAAGCGGCGAACGATCCTCCGCGCGCGGATTCGACACCGT encodes:
- a CDS encoding flagellar hook-length control protein FliK, whose amino-acid sequence is MLAVPFLTPSARTGSPEPVGNRTSSTPQKTAEDERSFDEAYARQSDPADRRTAQTGPKDAAQDGSPAEEADAPEAVADEETEALSDGTIAVETGDENEDEFVRHADLTPHDTEIDVPFAAVGDQTDAEVGSKTRFTAAIPEDLVISEAPRVVEATKPGKDHSGIASSAGKPEPVAATAAATGVAASGGMPEMSLPDMERDRSAFPAGRMADAGSADRGSLPKAEAAVLGAAAVEGRPGRSERSREKFERDPSRLVPATARNETVPPQVARPSGAALKGSEISELVVTDRGGFELHPVHGSDAEPAVMWESRAAGPVPGTHPIPRAELPVMVGRQLAEAIQRHPDRPVELTLNPQELGRVRLSISTVDGGITVNVLAERQETLDLMRRNIGQLALEFAEIGYADIAFAFAQGGSEGGQKQESGERSSARGFDTVPARDNDGPVSLRLSPTAGLDIRL